The following coding sequences are from one Bradyrhizobium sp. 200 window:
- a CDS encoding tetratricopeptide repeat protein, whose product MNRFAIRLLTLAMLSLTLAAAPVVSVVYAAPDNDPPPPPKKKKKSSEARPGIEQTAFADGYRAAYAAIYERHDYASAITQLKALGRDDSAAVANLIGYSYRQLGDYKVSQIWYERALKADPNHVKTWQYYGLWQVEQGNRDQAQYHLNRIAQLTGTTSEEYRSLAAALEKPPGTGLVY is encoded by the coding sequence ATGAATAGATTTGCGATCAGGCTTTTGACTCTTGCAATGTTGTCGCTCACACTCGCGGCGGCCCCTGTCGTTAGCGTCGTCTACGCAGCGCCCGACAACGATCCCCCGCCGCCGCCCAAGAAGAAAAAGAAATCCAGCGAAGCCCGCCCGGGCATCGAACAGACCGCATTCGCCGACGGCTATCGCGCCGCCTATGCCGCGATCTACGAGCGCCACGACTACGCCTCGGCGATTACGCAGCTCAAGGCGCTCGGCCGTGACGACTCGGCCGCCGTCGCGAACCTGATCGGCTACTCCTACCGCCAGCTCGGCGACTACAAGGTCTCGCAGATCTGGTACGAGCGCGCGCTCAAGGCCGATCCGAACCACGTCAAGACCTGGCAGTATTACGGCCTGTGGCAGGTCGAACAGGGCAACCGCGACCAGGCGCAATATCACCTGAACCGGATCGCTCAACTCACCGGCACGACAAGCGAGGAATATCGCTCGCTCGCCGCCGCGCTGGAAAAGCCGCCGGGCACGGGACTAGTTTATTGA
- a CDS encoding alpha/beta hydrolase: MPQPIDPDRRRFLGTATVALAAAPFAMSGPLLAQSGDAKPAAGAIRPGARTSFAALKQVEAGVLNIGYAEAGPADGPVVILLHGWPYDIYAFVDVVPLLATAGFRVITPWLRGYGTTRFLSADTPRNGQQGALATDVIALMDALKIDKAVVAGFDWGARTADIVAAIWPERVKALVSVSGYLIGSQQANAMPLPPSAELQWWYQYYFATERGRLGYEKYRREFSKLIWQLASPKWNFDDAAFERSAASFDNPDHVAIVIHNYRWRLGLAPGEAKYDELEKRLAEFPVITVPTITLEGDANGAPHPDPKVYARKFSGKYAHRLVTGGIGHNPPQEAPQAFADAIIEVARY; encoded by the coding sequence ATGCCCCAGCCCATCGACCCTGATCGCCGCCGCTTCCTGGGCACCGCCACCGTAGCGCTTGCGGCCGCACCGTTCGCCATGAGCGGTCCCCTCCTGGCGCAGTCTGGCGACGCAAAGCCAGCCGCGGGCGCGATCAGGCCAGGCGCCCGCACCTCGTTTGCCGCGCTGAAACAGGTCGAGGCCGGCGTCCTCAATATCGGTTATGCCGAGGCAGGACCCGCCGATGGCCCCGTCGTCATCCTCCTGCACGGCTGGCCCTACGACATCTACGCGTTCGTCGACGTCGTCCCGTTGCTGGCGACGGCGGGCTTCCGGGTGATCACGCCCTGGCTGCGCGGCTACGGCACGACGCGCTTCCTCTCCGCCGATACGCCGCGCAACGGCCAGCAGGGCGCGCTCGCCACCGACGTCATCGCCCTGATGGATGCGCTGAAGATCGACAAGGCGGTCGTGGCCGGCTTCGACTGGGGCGCGCGGACCGCGGACATCGTCGCGGCGATCTGGCCGGAGCGCGTCAAGGCGCTAGTCTCGGTCAGCGGCTATCTGATCGGCAGCCAGCAGGCCAACGCGATGCCGCTACCGCCATCGGCGGAACTGCAATGGTGGTATCAGTATTACTTCGCGACCGAACGCGGCCGGCTCGGCTACGAAAAATACCGCCGCGAATTTTCAAAACTGATCTGGCAGCTCGCCTCGCCGAAGTGGAATTTCGATGACGCCGCCTTCGAGCGCAGCGCGGCGTCCTTCGACAACCCCGACCATGTTGCCATCGTGATCCACAATTATCGCTGGCGGCTCGGTCTCGCCCCGGGCGAGGCGAAATATGACGAGCTGGAAAAGCGGCTGGCCGAATTCCCCGTCATTACGGTCCCCACCATCACCCTCGAAGGTGATGCCAACGGTGCGCCGCATCCTGACCCCAAGGTCTACGCCAGGAAGTTTTCCGGCAAATATGCCCACCGCCTGGTCACCGGGGGCATCGGGCATAACCCGCCGCAGGAGGCGCCGCAGGCCTTTGCCGACGCGATCATCGAAGTAGCCCGCTATTGA
- a CDS encoding outer membrane beta-barrel protein — translation MKKILLGAAALAAMAAPAFAADMPPRPYTKAPAYTAPQVVYNWTGFYVGGHVGGAFAGDNSLQGSDARFLGGVQGGFDYQFAPNWVMGAEAQYSWLPSSNNNGVLFPGGTLVTSSNDQLGSVTGRIGYTWGPALLYAKGGYAWRDGDNLGVSVAGVPAGFTTNGSHKDGYTVGGGLEYMFAPNWSAKAEYQYYNFGDTTFTTGPADIAGRSFRNDEHTAKVGVNYRFGWGGPAASRY, via the coding sequence ATGAAGAAGATTTTGCTCGGCGCTGCCGCGCTGGCCGCCATGGCGGCTCCAGCCTTTGCGGCTGACATGCCGCCGCGCCCCTATACCAAGGCGCCTGCCTATACCGCGCCGCAGGTCGTCTATAACTGGACCGGGTTCTATGTCGGCGGCCATGTCGGCGGCGCCTTTGCGGGCGACAACTCCCTGCAGGGCAGCGACGCCCGCTTCCTCGGCGGCGTTCAGGGCGGTTTCGACTATCAGTTCGCGCCGAACTGGGTGATGGGTGCCGAAGCCCAGTATAGCTGGCTGCCGAGTTCCAACAATAACGGCGTTCTGTTTCCGGGCGGCACCCTCGTAACCTCCAGCAACGACCAGCTCGGCTCGGTGACCGGCCGGATCGGCTACACTTGGGGGCCGGCGCTGCTCTATGCCAAGGGCGGTTACGCCTGGCGGGACGGCGACAATCTCGGTGTGTCGGTGGCCGGCGTGCCGGCGGGCTTCACCACCAACGGAAGCCACAAGGACGGCTACACCGTCGGCGGCGGCCTCGAATACATGTTCGCCCCGAACTGGTCGGCCAAGGCCGAGTACCAGTATTACAATTTCGGCGACACCACCTTCACGACGGGCCCTGCCGATATCGCCGGCCGCAGCTTCCGCAACGACGAACACACCGCCAAGGTCGGCGTGAACTACCGGTTTGGTTGGGGCGGCCCGGCAGCCTCCAGATATTGA
- a CDS encoding glucose transporter, which yields MRTSLQTSCERVQLTLTVCLLVACAANVALVCAWL from the coding sequence ATGAGAACGAGCCTCCAGACCTCCTGCGAGCGTGTCCAACTCACGCTGACGGTTTGCCTGCTGGTCGCCTGCGCGGCCAACGTGGCGCTGGTATGCGCCTGGCTCTAG
- a CDS encoding alpha/beta hydrolase: MSARFEPITGRYMHLDLFGRPHRIYVEEAGEGTPLLCLHTAGSDGRQYRGLMNDTRVTGNHRVIAFDMPWHGKSSPPPGWHDEEYQLTSAQYRTMVLEISAALGLDRPILIGCSIGGRIALHLALEHPERFRAIIGLQAGAHVDPYYDLNFLHRADVHGGEVCGAIVSGLVGPDAPDKERWETLWHYMQGGPGVFKGDLYFYKLDGDIRGRVAQIDTRRCPLFLLSGEYDYSCTPEETLAVAKSIPGCEVTIMKGLGHFPMSEDPQAFLTHLLPVLEKIAGN; encoded by the coding sequence ATGAGCGCGAGATTCGAGCCGATCACCGGCCGCTATATGCATCTCGATCTGTTCGGCCGGCCGCACCGCATCTATGTCGAGGAAGCCGGCGAGGGGACGCCGCTGCTGTGCCTGCACACCGCGGGCAGCGACGGGCGGCAGTATCGCGGCCTGATGAACGACACGCGTGTCACCGGAAACCACCGCGTGATCGCCTTCGACATGCCATGGCACGGAAAATCTTCGCCGCCTCCCGGCTGGCACGACGAGGAATATCAGCTCACCTCGGCGCAATACAGGACGATGGTGCTGGAGATTTCGGCAGCGCTTGGGCTCGACAGGCCGATCCTGATCGGCTGTTCGATCGGCGGCCGCATCGCGCTGCATCTGGCGCTCGAGCACCCGGAACGATTTCGCGCCATCATCGGCCTGCAGGCCGGCGCGCATGTCGATCCCTATTATGACCTCAACTTCCTGCACCGGGCGGACGTGCATGGCGGCGAAGTCTGCGGTGCCATCGTTTCCGGGCTGGTCGGCCCCGATGCGCCGGACAAGGAGCGCTGGGAGACGCTGTGGCACTACATGCAGGGCGGTCCCGGCGTCTTCAAGGGCGACCTCTATTTCTACAAGCTGGACGGCGACATCCGCGGCCGGGTCGCGCAGATCGACACAAGGCGCTGCCCGCTGTTTCTACTGTCCGGCGAATACGACTATTCCTGCACGCCGGAGGAAACGCTGGCGGTGGCAAAAAGCATTCCGGGCTGCGAGGTCACCATCATGAAGGGCCTTGGCCACTTTCCGATGAGCGAGGACCCGCAGGCGTTTCTGACGCATCTGCTGCCGGTGCTGGAGAAGATCGCGGGGAATTAG
- a CDS encoding dienelactone hydrolase family protein, whose amino-acid sequence MQARDVDYRCGETSLRGYLALDDNSAGPRPGVAVFHEGLGLGEFAMERARRLAGLGYVALAADMFGDRRQATNLQEVATLVGGLRAEPGELRARGHAALETLAALPEVDARRLAAIGFCFGGTVVLELARDGAELKAVVSFHGGLATKLPAQAGRVKASVLVCTGVDDPLAPPEQVADFENEMRSGGVKDWQVIAYGNTLHGFTNPAADGSIMRAAMYNEQADRRSWASMKSLFDEVLT is encoded by the coding sequence ATGCAGGCGCGCGACGTCGATTACCGCTGCGGCGAAACCAGTTTGCGCGGCTATCTCGCGCTTGATGACAATTCCGCCGGGCCGCGGCCGGGCGTCGCGGTATTTCACGAAGGGCTCGGGCTCGGCGAATTCGCGATGGAACGCGCGCGCCGGCTCGCCGGTCTCGGCTATGTCGCGCTCGCAGCCGACATGTTCGGCGACCGGCGTCAGGCGACCAACCTGCAGGAAGTGGCGACGCTGGTCGGCGGGCTTCGCGCCGAGCCGGGCGAACTCCGCGCGCGGGGCCACGCCGCGCTCGAAACGCTCGCCGCATTGCCCGAGGTCGATGCCCGGAGGCTGGCGGCCATCGGGTTCTGCTTCGGCGGAACGGTGGTGCTCGAACTGGCGCGCGATGGCGCCGAGCTGAAAGCGGTCGTCAGTTTCCACGGCGGGCTGGCGACGAAGCTGCCGGCGCAGGCCGGCCGGGTGAAGGCCAGCGTGCTGGTCTGCACCGGCGTGGACGATCCGCTGGCGCCGCCGGAACAGGTTGCGGATTTCGAGAACGAAATGCGCAGCGGCGGCGTGAAGGATTGGCAGGTTATCGCCTACGGCAACACGCTGCATGGGTTCACCAACCCCGCCGCCGACGGGTCGATAATGCGCGCCGCGATGTACAACGAACAGGCCGACCGCCGCTCCTGGGCCTCGATGAAGAGCCTGTTCGATGAAGTCTTGACCTGA
- a CDS encoding urease accessory protein, translating to MFGILGLGFLLGMQHALEADHIAAVSSIAVRRSHVADIVKHGLTWGLGHTLTLFVFAGAAILLGRAIPETIARPIETAVGVMLVGLGAHVLWRLWRDRVHFHQHGHGDGTVHFHAHSHAGETVPHVRAAHAHEHGFRWRTLLVGLMHGMAGSAALLVLAVTQASSPAAGLGYVALFGVGSMIGMGMLSMVIAVPLAVSARSLTWANRGLQGAVGLATVAIGVMTVVETVLA from the coding sequence ATGTTCGGAATTCTGGGGCTGGGGTTTTTGCTGGGCATGCAGCATGCGCTCGAGGCCGATCATATCGCCGCAGTCTCCAGCATCGCCGTGCGCCGCAGCCATGTCGCCGATATCGTCAAGCACGGGCTGACCTGGGGCCTCGGCCACACGCTGACGCTGTTCGTCTTTGCCGGCGCCGCCATCTTGCTTGGCCGCGCGATCCCCGAAACCATCGCCCGGCCGATCGAGACCGCCGTCGGTGTCATGCTGGTCGGCCTCGGCGCCCATGTGCTGTGGCGGCTGTGGCGCGACCGCGTGCATTTCCACCAGCACGGCCATGGCGACGGCACGGTGCATTTCCACGCCCACAGCCATGCCGGCGAGACCGTGCCGCATGTCCGCGCCGCGCATGCCCACGAACATGGCTTTCGCTGGCGTACCCTGCTGGTCGGCCTGATGCACGGCATGGCGGGCTCGGCCGCGCTGCTGGTGCTGGCGGTCACGCAGGCGTCCAGCCCTGCGGCCGGCCTTGGTTACGTCGCGCTGTTCGGAGTCGGCTCGATGATCGGCATGGGCATGCTGTCGATGGTAATTGCGGTGCCGCTTGCGGTCTCCGCCCGCTCGCTCACCTGGGCCAATCGCGGGCTACAGGGGGCGGTGGGGCTTGCCACCGTCGCGATCGGAGTTATGACCGTGGTCGAAACGGTGCTGGCCTGA
- a CDS encoding Bug family tripartite tricarboxylate transporter substrate binding protein, which translates to MKRRDFLAGSAACSLAPWTGRALAQSGPLTKIIFPFAAGGGGDALCRLLAQHIGPLLDRNIIVENRTGGDGLIGIKAVKGANSDGTTVLVTTGPTMYLLPMVETTPSFDAAKDFVPVSQLVRFEFCVFVGTAVPAEVKDFKQFVAWLKANPDQATFGVPSNGTIPHFSGSRLEQALGIKLTRVAYRGSAPIINDLVGGHMPFAISTLTDAIPQHRAGNVRILAVGSAARSPFLPDAPTLKESGVDLVADAWYGMWLPAGASPDFAKKLSEAVAAALAKPEVKEKLSAIGLIPVGSTPEGLTQELAANTVFWQPIVKATGYKITN; encoded by the coding sequence ATGAAACGCCGAGATTTTCTGGCCGGAAGCGCCGCATGCTCACTGGCCCCATGGACGGGCCGCGCGCTGGCACAATCGGGCCCGCTGACCAAAATCATCTTTCCCTTTGCGGCCGGCGGCGGCGGGGACGCGCTGTGCCGCCTGCTGGCGCAGCACATCGGCCCATTGCTCGACCGCAACATCATCGTCGAAAACCGCACCGGCGGCGACGGCCTGATCGGCATCAAGGCGGTCAAGGGCGCCAATTCCGACGGCACCACCGTCCTCGTCACCACGGGGCCGACGATGTATCTGCTGCCGATGGTCGAGACGACGCCGAGTTTCGACGCGGCGAAGGATTTCGTCCCGGTCAGCCAGCTCGTGCGCTTCGAGTTCTGCGTCTTCGTCGGCACGGCCGTCCCGGCCGAGGTCAAGGACTTCAAGCAATTCGTCGCCTGGCTGAAAGCCAATCCGGACCAGGCCACGTTCGGCGTACCCAGCAACGGCACCATTCCGCATTTTAGCGGATCGCGGCTCGAACAGGCGCTGGGTATCAAGCTGACGCGCGTCGCCTATCGCGGCAGCGCGCCGATCATCAACGACCTCGTCGGCGGCCATATGCCGTTCGCGATTTCAACGTTGACCGACGCCATCCCGCAGCATCGCGCCGGCAACGTCAGGATTCTGGCGGTCGGCAGCGCGGCCCGTTCGCCGTTCCTGCCTGATGCCCCGACCCTGAAGGAGAGCGGCGTCGATCTGGTGGCCGACGCCTGGTACGGCATGTGGTTGCCGGCCGGCGCTTCGCCGGATTTTGCGAAAAAGCTGAGCGAGGCGGTCGCCGCCGCGCTTGCCAAGCCCGAAGTCAAGGAAAAGCTCTCGGCGATCGGCCTGATCCCGGTCGGCTCGACGCCCGAAGGCCTGACGCAGGAACTCGCCGCCAACACCGTCTTCTGGCAGCCGATCGTGAAGGCGACGGGATACAAGATCACGAATTAG
- a CDS encoding class I SAM-dependent methyltransferase, with product MNKMVRELNEQKLEGFVARILDDLGATMIAPLVRIGDELGLYNALAETGPVTPQELARRTGTVERLVREWLSAHAAAGYLDYDGTTKRFSMNPEQAMVFGNPDSPVYMLGSFEVCQAVMVDQPKVSRAFRNGGAAGYHERCNCLFSGMSRFFGVSYKAHLVQEWLPALDGVVEKLNNGARVADIGCGHGISTILMAEAFERSRFSGIDNHEDSIACARDAAKRDGVAARTEFDVATAKNFVGSNFDLICCFDALHDLGDPVGAASRILEALAPDGTFMAVEPRAGDRLEDNINPVGRLYYAGSTMICTPVSLAQEVGLALGGQAGPKRLEAVLREAGFGRVRIAAETPFNIVLEARR from the coding sequence ATGAATAAGATGGTTAGAGAATTAAACGAGCAGAAGCTAGAAGGTTTCGTTGCGCGGATACTGGATGATCTCGGCGCGACCATGATTGCGCCTTTGGTCCGCATCGGTGATGAACTCGGGCTGTACAACGCGCTCGCTGAGACGGGGCCGGTGACGCCGCAAGAACTGGCGCGCCGTACCGGAACGGTCGAGCGCCTTGTGCGCGAATGGCTCAGTGCCCATGCAGCCGCCGGTTATCTCGACTATGACGGCACGACCAAGCGCTTTTCGATGAATCCCGAGCAGGCGATGGTCTTCGGAAACCCTGACAGCCCGGTCTACATGCTGGGCTCGTTCGAGGTCTGCCAGGCCGTAATGGTTGACCAGCCCAAGGTGAGCAGAGCTTTCCGCAACGGCGGCGCCGCCGGCTATCACGAACGATGCAATTGCCTGTTCAGCGGAATGTCGCGCTTCTTTGGCGTGAGCTACAAAGCCCATCTCGTGCAGGAATGGCTTCCCGCATTGGACGGTGTGGTCGAAAAGCTCAATAACGGTGCGCGGGTCGCCGATATCGGCTGCGGCCACGGCATCTCCACCATTCTCATGGCGGAAGCCTTCGAAAGATCCAGATTTTCCGGGATCGACAACCACGAAGATTCGATCGCTTGCGCCCGCGACGCGGCGAAACGCGACGGCGTAGCCGCCAGGACGGAATTTGATGTCGCCACAGCCAAGAATTTTGTGGGCAGCAACTTCGACCTGATCTGTTGTTTCGATGCGTTGCATGACCTTGGCGATCCCGTCGGTGCGGCGAGCCGGATTCTGGAGGCTCTGGCCCCCGACGGCACATTCATGGCGGTGGAGCCACGTGCAGGAGACCGGTTGGAGGACAATATCAATCCGGTCGGCCGCCTCTACTATGCCGGCTCCACCATGATCTGCACACCGGTTTCGCTGGCGCAGGAGGTCGGGCTCGCCCTTGGCGGGCAAGCGGGACCAAAACGGCTGGAAGCGGTTCTGCGCGAAGCCGGCTTTGGCCGTGTCCGGATCGCAGCCGAGACGCCCTTCAACATCGTTCTGGAAGCACGGCGATAA
- a CDS encoding AraC family transcriptional regulator translates to MGADALSDVLRAVRLSSAMFFHLDVRAPWVVAAPASSACASAVLPGAQHVIEYHVVVDGCCWGGLIDEPSVRLDAGDIIAFPQGAAHVLSSAPGMQAIPDLSYYHQPTADQLPHRIQLGDSGPADARILCGFLGCDTRPFNPLLESLPAVLHLRGSSYRGNSSLAFLISAARAETEGRRTGGEGVLARLGELLFVEAIRCHIEALGPEQIGWLAGLGDRHVGQALNLLHGKPAADWTLDELARMVGLSRSTLAQRFTHLIGQPPMQYLTRWRMQLAAGLLASGRDPIARVAEAVGYDSEAAFNRAFRRTVGTPPAAWRQAHILSE, encoded by the coding sequence ATGGGGGCGGATGCTCTGTCTGATGTGCTGCGCGCCGTACGTCTCAGCAGTGCGATGTTCTTCCATCTTGACGTCCGCGCACCGTGGGTGGTCGCGGCGCCGGCATCATCCGCCTGCGCTTCTGCCGTGCTGCCGGGTGCACAGCATGTCATCGAGTATCACGTCGTGGTCGATGGCTGCTGCTGGGGCGGGTTGATCGATGAGCCTTCCGTACGGCTCGACGCGGGCGACATCATCGCATTTCCGCAAGGCGCAGCACATGTGCTTTCCAGTGCGCCAGGCATGCAGGCGATCCCTGATCTGAGTTACTATCATCAGCCGACGGCCGATCAGCTTCCCCACAGGATCCAACTCGGTGACAGCGGCCCCGCCGACGCGCGCATCCTGTGCGGATTTCTCGGCTGCGACACACGTCCTTTCAACCCGCTGCTGGAGTCGCTGCCTGCGGTCCTGCATCTGCGGGGAAGTTCATATCGCGGCAATTCGAGCCTTGCTTTCCTGATCAGTGCCGCACGGGCAGAGACGGAGGGGCGCCGGACGGGCGGAGAGGGCGTCCTTGCCCGACTGGGCGAACTGCTCTTCGTCGAGGCGATCAGATGCCATATCGAAGCACTTGGTCCCGAACAGATCGGCTGGCTTGCCGGCCTGGGCGATCGACACGTCGGTCAGGCGCTGAATCTCCTGCATGGCAAGCCAGCGGCTGACTGGACATTGGATGAGCTCGCGAGGATGGTGGGGCTGTCGCGGTCGACGCTCGCGCAGCGATTTACCCACCTCATCGGGCAACCGCCGATGCAGTATCTGACGCGCTGGCGCATGCAACTCGCGGCGGGTCTGCTGGCTTCCGGGCGCGATCCGATCGCGCGCGTGGCAGAGGCGGTGGGGTACGATTCCGAGGCCGCCTTCAATCGTGCGTTTCGCAGGACGGTAGGGACGCCGCCGGCGGCCTGGCGGCAGGCGCATATACTATCGGAGTAA
- a CDS encoding Mpo1-like protein yields the protein MSSYFRRQLADYVEYHRDPWNCAMHVLGIVFLFLAAVLPLSMWSITLFGIQTSAATIAVVPVLIYWFLLDFALGAAILGAAIVLLSAAAVIVSHMTTAGMWSLTAILIVVGVASQIVGHRVFERRQPALVDNPTHLLLGPMFVMAKLFIALGFRRDLAIIIQGHPQVAAS from the coding sequence ATGAGTTCATATTTTCGGCGGCAGCTTGCGGATTATGTTGAGTACCATCGTGACCCCTGGAATTGCGCGATGCATGTCCTCGGCATCGTGTTCCTGTTCTTGGCCGCGGTTCTCCCGCTCAGCATGTGGTCCATCACCTTATTCGGGATCCAAACCAGCGCGGCGACCATCGCCGTCGTACCGGTGCTCATCTACTGGTTCCTGCTCGACTTCGCGCTTGGAGCTGCGATCCTTGGGGCCGCAATCGTGTTGCTTTCAGCCGCTGCCGTGATCGTCAGTCATATGACGACCGCCGGTATGTGGTCACTTACGGCTATCCTGATTGTCGTTGGCGTCGCATCGCAGATTGTCGGGCACCGCGTGTTCGAACGGCGGCAGCCGGCGCTGGTCGACAATCCCACTCACTTGTTACTCGGACCAATGTTTGTCATGGCGAAGCTGTTTATCGCGCTGGGCTTTCGGCGCGATCTCGCCATCATCATTCAGGGGCATCCGCAAGTCGCTGCATCTTGA
- a CDS encoding NAD-dependent epimerase/dehydratase family protein, which translates to MARVLVTGGSGFIGKHLVSALIARGGQVRVLDLQPPPRALPQVQYVRGSVLDRDLVDRAMDGVHEVYHLAGLPGMWLPRKADFHTVNFGGTEIVIETARKRGIKRFLHCSTESILFRASPSMVPLADDALLPDDMPGPYTRSKMLADRFAMQAAASGYPVVIGCPTMPVGPYDHNDTPPTAMLRYFLSRRLQLHLDFVVNLVDVRDAAEGLILAMERGHAGHRYVLGGESMPLRRVLELMADISGRRVRCIHVNGKVAEMVTATLEFIADHVTRRPPSGTAEGVRIALRAGALSIEKAQRELGYAPGPVEPVLRETIAHLLDAGDHQPEWSPTPSSRARPFHIERRFGG; encoded by the coding sequence ATGGCACGCGTACTGGTCACAGGCGGCAGTGGGTTTATCGGAAAGCACCTCGTCTCCGCGCTGATAGCGCGAGGTGGGCAGGTGAGGGTTCTCGATCTTCAGCCACCGCCCCGCGCCTTGCCGCAGGTTCAGTATGTCAGGGGATCGGTACTTGATCGCGACCTGGTGGACCGAGCGATGGACGGTGTCCATGAGGTGTACCACCTGGCCGGTTTGCCGGGGATGTGGCTGCCGCGGAAAGCCGATTTTCACACCGTCAATTTTGGTGGCACCGAAATCGTCATTGAGACGGCGCGAAAGCGCGGCATAAAGCGCTTCCTGCACTGCTCGACGGAATCCATTCTGTTCCGTGCCTCGCCATCGATGGTTCCTCTCGCTGACGATGCGCTCCTGCCGGACGACATGCCGGGTCCCTATACGCGCTCGAAGATGCTCGCCGACCGGTTCGCCATGCAGGCGGCCGCATCCGGATACCCGGTGGTGATCGGCTGCCCCACCATGCCGGTCGGGCCTTATGATCACAACGATACGCCGCCGACGGCAATGCTCCGGTATTTTCTCAGCCGACGCCTTCAATTGCATCTTGATTTTGTCGTGAACCTCGTCGACGTGCGCGACGCCGCCGAAGGGCTGATCCTTGCCATGGAGCGCGGACACGCTGGACATCGCTACGTTCTCGGCGGCGAAAGCATGCCGCTAAGACGGGTCCTCGAACTCATGGCTGACATCAGCGGACGTCGCGTCCGGTGCATTCACGTGAACGGCAAGGTCGCCGAAATGGTCACTGCAACGCTGGAGTTCATCGCCGATCATGTGACGCGCCGGCCCCCGTCCGGTACGGCCGAAGGCGTTCGTATCGCATTGCGGGCAGGGGCCTTGTCGATCGAGAAAGCACAACGAGAGCTGGGTTATGCGCCGGGGCCCGTCGAACCTGTGCTGCGGGAAACCATTGCGCATCTGCTCGATGCCGGCGACCATCAGCCTGAATGGAGCCCAACGCCGAGTAGTCGCGCTCGACCGTTTCACATCGAGCGCCGGTTTGGCGGTTGA
- a CDS encoding isoprenylcysteine carboxylmethyltransferase family protein yields MLHDPGQWLAFALSGWTTIWPTQLLAIIWILWVISWVVASFWSGQTRKHVMTLESLKYRFPILLGALLFLPLTGKVLGEKPLWQFGSLGIYVLAGVVLAGISFTWWARIHLGRFWSNAITHKEGHQVIDTGPYGFVRHPIYTGLIVGMLATGIAVGTVTAMLGAVLISLGMSLKARMEEGFLTAELGADAYGSYCRRVPMLIPFLPPT; encoded by the coding sequence ATGCTGCACGATCCCGGTCAATGGTTGGCTTTCGCCTTGAGTGGTTGGACCACTATCTGGCCCACACAATTGCTCGCCATCATCTGGATTTTGTGGGTCATCAGTTGGGTCGTCGCATCATTCTGGTCCGGGCAAACCAGGAAACACGTGATGACATTGGAGTCGCTCAAGTACCGCTTCCCCATTCTCTTAGGGGCCCTTCTCTTTTTGCCATTGACCGGCAAGGTGCTGGGGGAAAAGCCGCTTTGGCAGTTTGGCAGCCTTGGCATCTACGTGCTGGCGGGTGTCGTCCTTGCGGGGATATCGTTCACATGGTGGGCGAGAATTCATCTCGGACGTTTCTGGTCGAACGCGATCACGCACAAGGAAGGCCATCAAGTCATTGATACCGGCCCCTACGGATTTGTGCGTCACCCGATTTATACCGGGCTTATCGTGGGGATGCTGGCGACGGGTATCGCGGTCGGAACAGTGACTGCGATGCTGGGTGCGGTGCTGATCTCGCTCGGGATGTCGTTGAAGGCCCGCATGGAGGAAGGCTTCCTCACGGCAGAACTCGGTGCGGATGCCTATGGATCGTATTGCCGGCGCGTTCCGATGCTGATTCCGTTCCTGCCGCCCACCTGA